The following proteins come from a genomic window of Sardina pilchardus chromosome 13, fSarPil1.1, whole genome shotgun sequence:
- the c13h19orf47 gene encoding uncharacterized protein C19orf47 homolog isoform X1 translates to MASEKSATSEWIQFFKDAGIPPSLAVTYAVSFVDNRIQKNMLMDLSKDIMMDLGISAIGDIIAILKHAKVVYRQDMCKMATEAINSGQTSVQAELRRTANTPATRMIASALSRDSPPSTPAQWPDNRLSVTVSNKGAKGTKAVAPSEPAEGGNGLPVKRRRVTAEMEGKYIVNMPKGTTPRTRRILAQQAKKGKGLKRTSVFERLGAESKADTTPTAAAKTTGVFSRLGGGQEDAGWRDGPKPGAAEEEEDDSDGEGSVLQYAGVLKRPHPSTKKEPAATKPAATKPAATRLAVTKPTRTALSRLGHKVKVPPNESSPPLPSSTSSVLELGPKRSILQRLGKPPKSGSGSLSASTKPLHSDALPLASPKVSSSTSAAGSADSPNAQMDATVVSVFKRLGAKRT, encoded by the exons ATGGCGTCAGAGAAATCAG CCACTTCGGAGTGGATTCAGTTCTTCAAAGATGCTGGGATCCCACCCAGTCTGGCTGTTACCTATGCAGTGTCCTTTGTGGATAACAG GATACAAAAGAACATGCTCATGGATCTCAGCAAGGATATCATGATGGACCTGGGAATCTCTGCTATTGGGGATATCATTGCCATTCTCAAGCATGCTAAGGTGGTCTACAGACAG GATATGTGCAAGATGGCCACTGAGGCCATTAACTCTGGACAGACCAGTGTCCAGGCTGAGTTGAGACGCACTGCGAACACGC CTGCCACCCGCATGATAGCCAGTGCTCTAAGCAGGGATTCGCCACCCAGCACGCCTGCACAGTGGCCTGACAACCGTCTCTCTGTGACCGTGTCCAACAAGGGGGCCAAAGGAACTAAGG CAGTTGCACCGAGCGAGCCAGCCGAGGGAGGGAATGGCCTGCCAGTGAAGCGACGGCGTGTGACTGCAGAAATGGAGGGCAAGTATATTGTAAACATGCCAAAGGGAACAACCCCACGCACACGACGCATCCTTGCCCAACAGGCCAAGAAAG GGAAGGGCTTGAAACGCACCTCTGTGTTTGAGAGACTCGGCGCTGAGTCAAAGGCAGACACTACACCCACAGCAGCTGCCAAG ACCACAGGTGTGTTCAGTCGGCTCGGTGGTGGCCAGGAGGACGCTGGCTGGAGAGATGGACCCAAACCAGGtgctgctgaggaggaggaggacgataGTGATGGCGAAGGCTCTGTGCTCCAGTACGCAGGCGTGCTCAAGCGGCCTCACCCCTCCACAAAGAAAGAACCGGCTGCTACCAAACCAGCTGCTACCAAACCAGCTGCTACCAGACTAGCTGTTACCAAACCAACCAGGACGGCCCTGAGCAGGCTGGGACACAAAGTGAAGGTGCCCCCCAACgagtcctctcctccactcccttcGTCTACCTCCTCTGTTCTTGAGTTGGGTCCCAAGCGGAGTATACTACAAAGACTGGGAAAGCCCCCCAAAAGTGGCTCTGGTTCCCTCAGTGCCTCGACCAAGCCGCTCCACTCCGACGCTTTGCCCTTGGCTAGCCCCAaggtcagcagcagcacaagCGCTGCAGGTTCAGCAGACTCCCCCAATGCCCAGATGGATGCCACAGTGGTCAGTGTTTTTAAGAGACTAGGCGCCAAGAGGACCTAA
- the fosb gene encoding protein fosB isoform X3, which yields MSYFHAKGRYRRGSGILSEIDSARKVDCLSGCNFSEIKPRYLDKEFEEHLSGLGVPVSLGSAGEMFQGFPGDLDTGSRGSSSPSLEYLSSVDSFGSPPTTSAPPQECVSTASGVGAGSGTASSGAGVEMPGSFVPTVTAITTSQDLQWMVQPTLVSSVAPGQSDAGASAMTQPGALDPYDLPGPSFSSGSGFTPPSSDTPGPVRPSRARSRRSREESLTPEEEEKRNVRRERNKLAAAKCRNRRRELTDKLQSETDILEEEKAELESEISELQKEKERLEFVLVAHQPSCKIPYQDQPPVPLQQAPLHPPLTAAVSVVGLTVKEDSFYLPPAYSSHHQTSTQSQQAAGQPQPGMMQESSTCENPTTPDSPWDLD from the exons ATGTCTTATTTTCACGCGAAAGGACGTTATCGCAGAGGGTCTGGAATTTTGAGCGAGATTGATTCAGCAAGGAAAGTGGATTGCCTTTCTGGTTGCAACTTTTCGGAAATAAAACCAAGATATCTTGACAAAGAATTTGAAGAACATTTGTCAGG GCTAGGTGTCCCGGTGTCTCTCGGCTCCGCCGGGGAAATGTTCCAAGGGTTCCCCGGAGACCTTGATACCGGCTCCCGCGGaagctcctctccttctcttgagTACCTGTCATCTGTGGACTCCTTCGGGAGCCCGCCGACCACTAGCGCTCCTCCTCAA GAGTGTGTATCAACTGCTAGTGGTGTTGGGGCTGGCAGTGGGACAGCTAGCAGTGGAGCAGGGGTGGAAATGCCAGGTTCGTTTGTGCCTACGGTGACCGCAATCACCACCAGTCAAGACCTGCAGTGGATGGTGCAACCCACACTCGTCTCTTCAGTTGCCCCTGGCCAGAGTGACGCAGGAGCGTCCGCTATGACCCAGCCAGGGGCCCTGGACCCGTATGATTTACCGGGACCAAGCTTCTCTTCTGGGTCTGGATTCACTCCACCAAGTTCTGACACTCCGGGTCCAGTTCGTCCATCTCGTGCTCGCAGCCGGCGCAGTCGGGAGGAGAGC TTGAcaccagaggaggaagagaaaagaaacgtACGACGGGAACGAAACAAACTCGCTGCTGCCAAGTGCCGCAATCGACGGCGTGAGCTTACAGACAAGCTGCAGTCC GAGACAGACATattggaggaggagaaagccGAGCTAGAGTCGGAAATATCTGAGCTTcagaaggagaaggagcgcCTGGAGTTTGTCCTGGTGGCCCACCAGCCGAGCTGCAAGATCCCCTACCAGGACCAGCCACCAGTGCCTCTCCAGCAGGCGCCTCTCCACCCGCCACTGACCGCCGCCGTCTCTGTGGTGGGCCTGACTGTGAAGGAGGACTCTTTCTACCTGCCCCCTGCCTACTCGTCGCACCACCAGACGTCCACGCAGTCGCAGCAGGCAGCAGGTCAGCCGCAGCCAGGAATGATGCAGGAG TCCTCTACATGTGAGAACCCAACGACCCCTGACAGCCCGTGGGATCTTGACTGA
- the fosb gene encoding protein fosB isoform X1, producing MSYFHAKGRYRRGSGILSEIDSARKVDCLSGCNFSEIKPRYLDKEFEEHLSGLGVPVSLGSAGEMFQGFPGDLDTGSRGSSSPSLEYLSSVDSFGSPPTTSAPPQECVSTASGVGAGSGTASSGAGVEMPGSFVPTVTAITTSQDLQWMVQPTLVSSVAPGQSDAGASAMTQPGALDPYDLPGPSFSSGSGFTPPSSDTPGPVRPSRARSRRSREESLTPEEEEKRNVRRERNKLAAAKCRNRRRELTDKLQSETDILEEEKAELESEISELQKEKERLEFVLVAHQPSCKIPYQDQPPVPLQQAPLHPPLTAAVSVVGLTVKEDSFYLPPAYSSHHQTSTQSQQAAGQPQPGMMQEVAFSSSFYGQVELAQGSPCPVAAAAGGGGGNNPDAGCYNPSYTSSFVFTYPEGACGASANQWTSSSDQSSDSLNSPSLLAL from the exons ATGTCTTATTTTCACGCGAAAGGACGTTATCGCAGAGGGTCTGGAATTTTGAGCGAGATTGATTCAGCAAGGAAAGTGGATTGCCTTTCTGGTTGCAACTTTTCGGAAATAAAACCAAGATATCTTGACAAAGAATTTGAAGAACATTTGTCAGG GCTAGGTGTCCCGGTGTCTCTCGGCTCCGCCGGGGAAATGTTCCAAGGGTTCCCCGGAGACCTTGATACCGGCTCCCGCGGaagctcctctccttctcttgagTACCTGTCATCTGTGGACTCCTTCGGGAGCCCGCCGACCACTAGCGCTCCTCCTCAA GAGTGTGTATCAACTGCTAGTGGTGTTGGGGCTGGCAGTGGGACAGCTAGCAGTGGAGCAGGGGTGGAAATGCCAGGTTCGTTTGTGCCTACGGTGACCGCAATCACCACCAGTCAAGACCTGCAGTGGATGGTGCAACCCACACTCGTCTCTTCAGTTGCCCCTGGCCAGAGTGACGCAGGAGCGTCCGCTATGACCCAGCCAGGGGCCCTGGACCCGTATGATTTACCGGGACCAAGCTTCTCTTCTGGGTCTGGATTCACTCCACCAAGTTCTGACACTCCGGGTCCAGTTCGTCCATCTCGTGCTCGCAGCCGGCGCAGTCGGGAGGAGAGC TTGAcaccagaggaggaagagaaaagaaacgtACGACGGGAACGAAACAAACTCGCTGCTGCCAAGTGCCGCAATCGACGGCGTGAGCTTACAGACAAGCTGCAGTCC GAGACAGACATattggaggaggagaaagccGAGCTAGAGTCGGAAATATCTGAGCTTcagaaggagaaggagcgcCTGGAGTTTGTCCTGGTGGCCCACCAGCCGAGCTGCAAGATCCCCTACCAGGACCAGCCACCAGTGCCTCTCCAGCAGGCGCCTCTCCACCCGCCACTGACCGCCGCCGTCTCTGTGGTGGGCCTGACTGTGAAGGAGGACTCTTTCTACCTGCCCCCTGCCTACTCGTCGCACCACCAGACGTCCACGCAGTCGCAGCAGGCAGCAGGTCAGCCGCAGCCAGGAATGATGCAGGAGGTAGCCTTTTCTAGTTCTTTCTATGGGCAAGTTGAGCTGGCACAGGGCAGCCCGTGCCCTGTTGCCGccgctgctggtggtggtggtggtaacaACCCTGACGCCGGCTGCTACAACCCCTCATATACATCTTCATTTGTGTTCACCTACCCAGAGGGAGCTTGCGGGGCCAGCGCTAACCAGTGGACCAGCAGTAGTGATCAGTCATCTGACTCCTTAAACTCTCCCTCGCTTCTAGCTCTCTGA
- the c13h19orf47 gene encoding uncharacterized protein C19orf47 homolog isoform X2, translating to MASEKSATSEWIQFFKDAGIPPSLAVTYAVSFVDNRIQKNMLMDLSKDIMMDLGISAIGDIIAILKHAKVVYRQDMCKMATEAINSGQTSVQAELRRTANTPATRMIASALSRDSPPSTPAQWPDNRLSVTVSNKGAKGTKVAPSEPAEGGNGLPVKRRRVTAEMEGKYIVNMPKGTTPRTRRILAQQAKKGKGLKRTSVFERLGAESKADTTPTAAAKTTGVFSRLGGGQEDAGWRDGPKPGAAEEEEDDSDGEGSVLQYAGVLKRPHPSTKKEPAATKPAATKPAATRLAVTKPTRTALSRLGHKVKVPPNESSPPLPSSTSSVLELGPKRSILQRLGKPPKSGSGSLSASTKPLHSDALPLASPKVSSSTSAAGSADSPNAQMDATVVSVFKRLGAKRT from the exons ATGGCGTCAGAGAAATCAG CCACTTCGGAGTGGATTCAGTTCTTCAAAGATGCTGGGATCCCACCCAGTCTGGCTGTTACCTATGCAGTGTCCTTTGTGGATAACAG GATACAAAAGAACATGCTCATGGATCTCAGCAAGGATATCATGATGGACCTGGGAATCTCTGCTATTGGGGATATCATTGCCATTCTCAAGCATGCTAAGGTGGTCTACAGACAG GATATGTGCAAGATGGCCACTGAGGCCATTAACTCTGGACAGACCAGTGTCCAGGCTGAGTTGAGACGCACTGCGAACACGC CTGCCACCCGCATGATAGCCAGTGCTCTAAGCAGGGATTCGCCACCCAGCACGCCTGCACAGTGGCCTGACAACCGTCTCTCTGTGACCGTGTCCAACAAGGGGGCCAAAGGAACTAAGG TTGCACCGAGCGAGCCAGCCGAGGGAGGGAATGGCCTGCCAGTGAAGCGACGGCGTGTGACTGCAGAAATGGAGGGCAAGTATATTGTAAACATGCCAAAGGGAACAACCCCACGCACACGACGCATCCTTGCCCAACAGGCCAAGAAAG GGAAGGGCTTGAAACGCACCTCTGTGTTTGAGAGACTCGGCGCTGAGTCAAAGGCAGACACTACACCCACAGCAGCTGCCAAG ACCACAGGTGTGTTCAGTCGGCTCGGTGGTGGCCAGGAGGACGCTGGCTGGAGAGATGGACCCAAACCAGGtgctgctgaggaggaggaggacgataGTGATGGCGAAGGCTCTGTGCTCCAGTACGCAGGCGTGCTCAAGCGGCCTCACCCCTCCACAAAGAAAGAACCGGCTGCTACCAAACCAGCTGCTACCAAACCAGCTGCTACCAGACTAGCTGTTACCAAACCAACCAGGACGGCCCTGAGCAGGCTGGGACACAAAGTGAAGGTGCCCCCCAACgagtcctctcctccactcccttcGTCTACCTCCTCTGTTCTTGAGTTGGGTCCCAAGCGGAGTATACTACAAAGACTGGGAAAGCCCCCCAAAAGTGGCTCTGGTTCCCTCAGTGCCTCGACCAAGCCGCTCCACTCCGACGCTTTGCCCTTGGCTAGCCCCAaggtcagcagcagcacaagCGCTGCAGGTTCAGCAGACTCCCCCAATGCCCAGATGGATGCCACAGTGGTCAGTGTTTTTAAGAGACTAGGCGCCAAGAGGACCTAA
- the c13h19orf47 gene encoding uncharacterized protein C19orf47 homolog isoform X4 produces MASEKSATSEWIQFFKDAGIPPSLAVTYAVSFVDNRIQKNMLMDLSKDIMMDLGISAIGDIIAILKHAKVVYRQDMCKMATEAINSGQTSVQAELRRTANTPATRMIASALSRDSPPSTPAQWPDNRLSVTVSNKGAKGTKVAPSEPAEGGNGLPVKRRRVTAEMEGKGLKRTSVFERLGAESKADTTPTAAAKTTGVFSRLGGGQEDAGWRDGPKPGAAEEEEDDSDGEGSVLQYAGVLKRPHPSTKKEPAATKPAATKPAATRLAVTKPTRTALSRLGHKVKVPPNESSPPLPSSTSSVLELGPKRSILQRLGKPPKSGSGSLSASTKPLHSDALPLASPKVSSSTSAAGSADSPNAQMDATVVSVFKRLGAKRT; encoded by the exons ATGGCGTCAGAGAAATCAG CCACTTCGGAGTGGATTCAGTTCTTCAAAGATGCTGGGATCCCACCCAGTCTGGCTGTTACCTATGCAGTGTCCTTTGTGGATAACAG GATACAAAAGAACATGCTCATGGATCTCAGCAAGGATATCATGATGGACCTGGGAATCTCTGCTATTGGGGATATCATTGCCATTCTCAAGCATGCTAAGGTGGTCTACAGACAG GATATGTGCAAGATGGCCACTGAGGCCATTAACTCTGGACAGACCAGTGTCCAGGCTGAGTTGAGACGCACTGCGAACACGC CTGCCACCCGCATGATAGCCAGTGCTCTAAGCAGGGATTCGCCACCCAGCACGCCTGCACAGTGGCCTGACAACCGTCTCTCTGTGACCGTGTCCAACAAGGGGGCCAAAGGAACTAAGG TTGCACCGAGCGAGCCAGCCGAGGGAGGGAATGGCCTGCCAGTGAAGCGACGGCGTGTGACTGCAGAAATGGAGG GGAAGGGCTTGAAACGCACCTCTGTGTTTGAGAGACTCGGCGCTGAGTCAAAGGCAGACACTACACCCACAGCAGCTGCCAAG ACCACAGGTGTGTTCAGTCGGCTCGGTGGTGGCCAGGAGGACGCTGGCTGGAGAGATGGACCCAAACCAGGtgctgctgaggaggaggaggacgataGTGATGGCGAAGGCTCTGTGCTCCAGTACGCAGGCGTGCTCAAGCGGCCTCACCCCTCCACAAAGAAAGAACCGGCTGCTACCAAACCAGCTGCTACCAAACCAGCTGCTACCAGACTAGCTGTTACCAAACCAACCAGGACGGCCCTGAGCAGGCTGGGACACAAAGTGAAGGTGCCCCCCAACgagtcctctcctccactcccttcGTCTACCTCCTCTGTTCTTGAGTTGGGTCCCAAGCGGAGTATACTACAAAGACTGGGAAAGCCCCCCAAAAGTGGCTCTGGTTCCCTCAGTGCCTCGACCAAGCCGCTCCACTCCGACGCTTTGCCCTTGGCTAGCCCCAaggtcagcagcagcacaagCGCTGCAGGTTCAGCAGACTCCCCCAATGCCCAGATGGATGCCACAGTGGTCAGTGTTTTTAAGAGACTAGGCGCCAAGAGGACCTAA
- the ttc9b gene encoding tetratricopeptide repeat protein 9B, whose protein sequence is MEAKQHSIKSLKSYPEAGGRSLAAAAGGDGGGGYRVVTAEMEMETKIQKAIDFKLEGHRCYKEKKFREAIGKYHRALLQLKGVHVVDGTTGSEVSLLNQAAAKLTEEQRKAVESTEIECYDSLTACLLQSELVNYERVKEYCLKVLGHQQDHFKAMYRAGIAFYHLGDYECALRYLRDAKCREPTDTNVLRYIQLTEMKMSKSGQRERESGKDVLG, encoded by the exons ATGGAGGCCAAACAACATTCGATTAAAAGCTTGAAGAGCTATCCGGAGGCGGGCGGCCGGAGTCTAGCGGCGGCTGCAggtggagacggaggaggaggctaTCGTGTCGTTACagcggagatggagatggagaccaAAATACAGAAAGCCATTGACTTCAAATTAGAGGGCCATCGATGTTACAAAGAGAAAAAATTCCGGGAAGCTATTGGAAAGTATCACAGGGCTTTGCTGCAGCTGAAAGGAGTTCATGTTGTCGATGGGACCACGGGTTCCGAGGTCAGTCTGCTGAACCAAGCCGCAGCCAAGCTAACAGAGGAACAGCGGAAAGCCGTGGAAAGCACGGAGATCGAATGCTATGATAGTCTGACAG cCTGTTTGCTGCAGTCAGAGTTGGTGAACTATGAGCGGGTGAAGGAGTACTGTCTTAAGGTTCTGGGACACCAGCAGGACCATTTCAAGGCCATGTATCGTGCCGGTATTGCCTTCTATCACCTGGGCGATTATGAATGTGCCCTACGTTACCTGCGTGATGCCAAGTGCCGTGAGCCCACAG aTACAAACGTTCTTCGGTACATCCAGCTGACCGAGATGAAGATGAGCAAGAgcggacaaagagagagagagagtggcaaagACGTGCTGGGCTAA
- the fosb gene encoding protein fosB isoform X2: MSYFHAKGRYRRGSGILSEIDSARKVDCLSGCNFSEIKPRYLDKEFEEHLSGLGVPVSLGSAGEMFQGFPGDLDTGSRGSSSPSLEYLSSVDSFGSPPTTSAPPQECVSTASGVGAGSGTASSGAGVEMPGSFVPTVTAITTSQDLQWMVQPTLVSSVAPGQSDAGASAMTQPGALDPYDLPGPSFSSGSGFTPPSSDTPGPVRPSRARSRRSREESLTPEEEEKRNVRRERNKLAAAKCRNRRRELTDKLQSETDILEEEKAELESEISELQKEKERLEFVLVAHQPSCKIPYQDQPPVPLQQAPLHPPLTAAVSVVGLTVKEDSFYLPPAYSSHHQTSTQSQQAAGQPQPGMMQERELAGPALTSGPAVVISHLTP; the protein is encoded by the exons ATGTCTTATTTTCACGCGAAAGGACGTTATCGCAGAGGGTCTGGAATTTTGAGCGAGATTGATTCAGCAAGGAAAGTGGATTGCCTTTCTGGTTGCAACTTTTCGGAAATAAAACCAAGATATCTTGACAAAGAATTTGAAGAACATTTGTCAGG GCTAGGTGTCCCGGTGTCTCTCGGCTCCGCCGGGGAAATGTTCCAAGGGTTCCCCGGAGACCTTGATACCGGCTCCCGCGGaagctcctctccttctcttgagTACCTGTCATCTGTGGACTCCTTCGGGAGCCCGCCGACCACTAGCGCTCCTCCTCAA GAGTGTGTATCAACTGCTAGTGGTGTTGGGGCTGGCAGTGGGACAGCTAGCAGTGGAGCAGGGGTGGAAATGCCAGGTTCGTTTGTGCCTACGGTGACCGCAATCACCACCAGTCAAGACCTGCAGTGGATGGTGCAACCCACACTCGTCTCTTCAGTTGCCCCTGGCCAGAGTGACGCAGGAGCGTCCGCTATGACCCAGCCAGGGGCCCTGGACCCGTATGATTTACCGGGACCAAGCTTCTCTTCTGGGTCTGGATTCACTCCACCAAGTTCTGACACTCCGGGTCCAGTTCGTCCATCTCGTGCTCGCAGCCGGCGCAGTCGGGAGGAGAGC TTGAcaccagaggaggaagagaaaagaaacgtACGACGGGAACGAAACAAACTCGCTGCTGCCAAGTGCCGCAATCGACGGCGTGAGCTTACAGACAAGCTGCAGTCC GAGACAGACATattggaggaggagaaagccGAGCTAGAGTCGGAAATATCTGAGCTTcagaaggagaaggagcgcCTGGAGTTTGTCCTGGTGGCCCACCAGCCGAGCTGCAAGATCCCCTACCAGGACCAGCCACCAGTGCCTCTCCAGCAGGCGCCTCTCCACCCGCCACTGACCGCCGCCGTCTCTGTGGTGGGCCTGACTGTGAAGGAGGACTCTTTCTACCTGCCCCCTGCCTACTCGTCGCACCACCAGACGTCCACGCAGTCGCAGCAGGCAGCAGGTCAGCCGCAGCCAGGAATGATGCAGGAG AGGGAGCTTGCGGGGCCAGCGCTAACCAGTGGACCAGCAGTAGTGATCAGTCATCTGACTCCTTAA
- the c13h19orf47 gene encoding uncharacterized protein C19orf47 homolog isoform X3, giving the protein MASEKSATSEWIQFFKDAGIPPSLAVTYAVSFVDNRIQKNMLMDLSKDIMMDLGISAIGDIIAILKHAKVVYRQDMCKMATEAINSGQTSVQAELRRTANTPATRMIASALSRDSPPSTPAQWPDNRLSVTVSNKGAKGTKAVAPSEPAEGGNGLPVKRRRVTAEMEGKGLKRTSVFERLGAESKADTTPTAAAKTTGVFSRLGGGQEDAGWRDGPKPGAAEEEEDDSDGEGSVLQYAGVLKRPHPSTKKEPAATKPAATKPAATRLAVTKPTRTALSRLGHKVKVPPNESSPPLPSSTSSVLELGPKRSILQRLGKPPKSGSGSLSASTKPLHSDALPLASPKVSSSTSAAGSADSPNAQMDATVVSVFKRLGAKRT; this is encoded by the exons ATGGCGTCAGAGAAATCAG CCACTTCGGAGTGGATTCAGTTCTTCAAAGATGCTGGGATCCCACCCAGTCTGGCTGTTACCTATGCAGTGTCCTTTGTGGATAACAG GATACAAAAGAACATGCTCATGGATCTCAGCAAGGATATCATGATGGACCTGGGAATCTCTGCTATTGGGGATATCATTGCCATTCTCAAGCATGCTAAGGTGGTCTACAGACAG GATATGTGCAAGATGGCCACTGAGGCCATTAACTCTGGACAGACCAGTGTCCAGGCTGAGTTGAGACGCACTGCGAACACGC CTGCCACCCGCATGATAGCCAGTGCTCTAAGCAGGGATTCGCCACCCAGCACGCCTGCACAGTGGCCTGACAACCGTCTCTCTGTGACCGTGTCCAACAAGGGGGCCAAAGGAACTAAGG CAGTTGCACCGAGCGAGCCAGCCGAGGGAGGGAATGGCCTGCCAGTGAAGCGACGGCGTGTGACTGCAGAAATGGAGG GGAAGGGCTTGAAACGCACCTCTGTGTTTGAGAGACTCGGCGCTGAGTCAAAGGCAGACACTACACCCACAGCAGCTGCCAAG ACCACAGGTGTGTTCAGTCGGCTCGGTGGTGGCCAGGAGGACGCTGGCTGGAGAGATGGACCCAAACCAGGtgctgctgaggaggaggaggacgataGTGATGGCGAAGGCTCTGTGCTCCAGTACGCAGGCGTGCTCAAGCGGCCTCACCCCTCCACAAAGAAAGAACCGGCTGCTACCAAACCAGCTGCTACCAAACCAGCTGCTACCAGACTAGCTGTTACCAAACCAACCAGGACGGCCCTGAGCAGGCTGGGACACAAAGTGAAGGTGCCCCCCAACgagtcctctcctccactcccttcGTCTACCTCCTCTGTTCTTGAGTTGGGTCCCAAGCGGAGTATACTACAAAGACTGGGAAAGCCCCCCAAAAGTGGCTCTGGTTCCCTCAGTGCCTCGACCAAGCCGCTCCACTCCGACGCTTTGCCCTTGGCTAGCCCCAaggtcagcagcagcacaagCGCTGCAGGTTCAGCAGACTCCCCCAATGCCCAGATGGATGCCACAGTGGTCAGTGTTTTTAAGAGACTAGGCGCCAAGAGGACCTAA